Proteins encoded by one window of Dialister pneumosintes:
- the gyrA gene encoding DNA gyrase subunit A: MDWQEGKIISAPLEEQMKTSYIDYAMSVIVTRALPDVRDGLKPVHRRILYAMQEAGMLPGKPYKKSARIVGDVLGKYHPHGDTAVYESAVRMAQDFSTRYELVDGHGNFGSIDGDSPAAMRYTEMRMTKIAVEMLRDLDKDTVNFMPNYDGSLQEPLVLPSRIPNLLVNGSYGIAVGMATNIPPHNLGEVIDGLCMMIDDPNITIDQLMTTIKGPDFPTGGLIQGRKGIEKAYHTGRGGITLRAKTFIEEMSHGKNRIVVTEIPYQVNKARVIENIADLSRQKVLDGITALRDESDRKGMRIVIELRSDVNPQIMLNNLFKHTQLQTTFGTIMLALVDGHPRVLNLKQMLYYYLKHQEEVVTRRSRFELDKAQAKAHILEGLLIALDHIDAVIKTIRESRTDDIAKEALIKSFGLTEKQSIAILDMRLRRLTGLEREKIEADYKELQDRINYLIDLLSSHEKIMGVIKAELLAEKERFNDARRSEIVRAVEDFDVTDLIPDEPMVIIMTKQNYIKRMSVDTWRAQARGGKGVIGIRTKEGDYVWKVLNTSTHHRILFFTNTGRVYMRSAFDIPESNNRNSKGSALINFIPSLTPGEKVTELFDVDNADLDTAKYLFMVTKKGFVKKTETVEYKNIRQNGLIAVKLREGDSLVTVHHVAGGEKVFLATKDGMGICFPESDVRAMGRATGGVRGIDLKINDEVIGAVIAEEGKDIITISSDGQAKRNPISSYRAQSRNGKGTRNFKRGYEVVAVVTAADDDELVGVSEKGVTIKVRVADITAKKSRGSQGVSIQNLEEGDRVASIDNIPKDEEEE, encoded by the coding sequence ATGGATTGGCAAGAAGGTAAAATTATTTCTGCACCGTTAGAAGAGCAAATGAAGACATCGTATATTGATTATGCAATGTCTGTCATTGTAACACGTGCACTTCCTGATGTACGTGATGGACTTAAACCGGTTCATCGTCGTATTTTATATGCTATGCAAGAAGCGGGGATGTTACCTGGAAAACCGTATAAAAAGTCTGCACGTATAGTTGGGGACGTATTGGGGAAGTATCATCCACATGGGGATACGGCTGTTTATGAGTCTGCTGTACGAATGGCACAAGATTTTTCTACACGTTATGAACTGGTAGATGGACATGGTAATTTTGGTTCTATAGATGGAGACTCACCTGCTGCTATGCGTTATACAGAAATGCGTATGACTAAAATTGCAGTAGAAATGCTTCGTGATTTAGATAAAGACACAGTTAACTTTATGCCAAATTATGATGGATCACTACAAGAACCACTTGTGCTTCCTTCCAGAATACCAAATTTGTTAGTTAATGGATCATATGGCATTGCAGTAGGTATGGCGACTAATATTCCTCCTCATAATTTAGGAGAAGTTATAGATGGATTATGTATGATGATTGATGATCCGAATATCACCATTGATCAATTAATGACTACGATTAAAGGGCCGGATTTTCCAACAGGAGGATTGATTCAAGGTCGTAAAGGTATTGAAAAAGCTTATCATACCGGTAGAGGTGGGATTACTCTTAGAGCGAAGACATTTATTGAAGAAATGTCACATGGAAAAAATCGTATTGTTGTTACGGAAATTCCTTATCAAGTTAATAAAGCTCGAGTTATTGAAAACATTGCAGATTTATCCAGACAAAAAGTTTTGGATGGAATTACGGCTCTACGTGATGAATCTGATAGAAAAGGGATGCGTATTGTTATTGAACTTCGTTCAGATGTCAATCCTCAAATTATGCTTAATAACCTTTTTAAGCATACCCAACTGCAAACAACTTTTGGTACCATTATGTTGGCATTAGTTGATGGACACCCTCGTGTACTGAATTTAAAACAAATGTTGTACTACTACTTAAAGCATCAAGAAGAAGTAGTAACTCGTAGAAGTCGATTTGAACTTGATAAAGCACAAGCTAAAGCACATATTTTAGAGGGACTTCTCATTGCCTTAGATCATATTGATGCAGTAATTAAGACTATTAGAGAGTCTAGAACCGATGATATTGCAAAAGAAGCTTTAATTAAGAGCTTTGGACTTACAGAAAAACAATCTATTGCAATTTTGGATATGCGCTTACGTCGCTTAACCGGATTGGAGCGAGAAAAAATTGAAGCGGATTATAAAGAATTGCAAGACAGAATTAACTATTTAATCGATTTATTATCTAGTCACGAAAAAATTATGGGAGTAATAAAGGCAGAGTTGTTAGCTGAAAAAGAACGCTTTAATGATGCACGTCGTAGTGAAATCGTAAGGGCAGTTGAAGATTTTGATGTAACAGATCTTATTCCAGATGAACCTATGGTTATTATTATGACTAAACAAAACTACATTAAGCGTATGTCTGTGGATACTTGGCGTGCACAAGCACGTGGAGGTAAAGGGGTTATCGGCATTAGAACTAAAGAAGGAGATTATGTTTGGAAAGTATTAAATACTTCTACACATCATCGAATTCTATTCTTTACTAACACCGGTCGTGTATACATGCGTAGTGCTTTTGATATTCCGGAGTCAAATAATAGAAACTCTAAAGGTAGTGCATTAATTAACTTTATTCCTTCACTTACACCGGGAGAAAAAGTCACAGAACTCTTTGATGTAGACAATGCAGATCTTGATACTGCTAAATATCTTTTCATGGTAACGAAGAAGGGGTTTGTTAAGAAAACAGAAACTGTCGAATATAAAAATATTAGACAGAATGGATTGATAGCAGTTAAATTACGTGAAGGGGACTCTTTGGTAACCGTACATCATGTAGCTGGTGGGGAAAAAGTGTTCTTAGCAACTAAAGATGGAATGGGAATTTGCTTCCCTGAATCTGATGTAAGAGCTATGGGACGTGCAACCGGTGGTGTACGTGGTATTGATTTAAAGATAAATGACGAGGTTATTGGAGCGGTTATTGCAGAAGAAGGTAAAGATATTATTACTATCTCCTCGGATGGGCAAGCAAAACGTAATCCAATTTCTTCTTATAGAGCGCAGAGCCGTAATGGTAAAGGTACTCGTAACTTTAAACGTGGATATGAAGTGGTTGCTGTAGTTACCGCTGCAGATGATGATGAATTAGTTGGAGTATCAGAAAAAGGCGTTACTATTAAAGTACGTGTAGCAGATATTACAGCGAAAAAATCAAGAGGTTCACAAGGGGTAAGTATTCAGAATTTAGAAGAAGGGGATCGTGTAGCTTCGATTGATAATATTCCTAAAGATGAAGAGGAAGAATAA
- the potE gene encoding putrescine-ornithine antiporter, translated as MSTFSNKIGLIPFTILTTVSMTDGIIMLPTMVATVGSISIYAWVETIIGVLVLAYAFSKCGMYSKKTGGLGGYAEYAFGKSGNFIANYTYAIALLIANVGVAISVVAYASAFLEVFLTPFQAALWAGLVLSGATIANFWGTGITVKLGFIAMLCKVVPAAVMSLCGLYFFNPHIFTAAWNPHHYSTLHAISASNSFTLWAFLGLETACSNMDKVQNPQRNVPIAVMAATIGIGVFSLIYTTVIQGIVPNEVLSASNAPFGDAFTYMFGVLIGRIVTAFMIFGCAGALIAWQFTLGELLREGAYEGYFPKVFGQLTGKGIPVKGMILMVFIQLVMLVFTTSPTLIKQFDALLQLATVANLIPFVLAMAALDIMQKQAGYNSRLTRMVAVFGGIYSIYACYACGMEAVTYGMIATLTGYILYGLHAGHAEKIYSSIGQ; from the coding sequence GTGTCTACTTTTAGTAATAAAATTGGATTAATTCCATTTACTATTTTAACAACAGTAAGTATGACTGATGGGATTATTATGTTACCTACTATGGTAGCAACTGTTGGATCTATTTCTATTTATGCTTGGGTTGAAACTATTATTGGAGTACTTGTTTTGGCATATGCATTTTCTAAATGTGGCATGTATAGCAAAAAAACAGGCGGTTTAGGCGGTTATGCAGAATATGCATTTGGGAAATCCGGGAATTTTATTGCCAATTATACATATGCGATTGCTCTTTTGATTGCTAATGTCGGGGTAGCTATTTCTGTAGTAGCGTATGCCAGTGCATTTCTAGAAGTATTTTTAACGCCATTTCAAGCTGCGTTATGGGCAGGACTTGTTCTTTCTGGTGCTACGATAGCTAATTTTTGGGGAACAGGCATAACTGTGAAATTAGGATTCATTGCTATGCTTTGTAAAGTAGTGCCGGCGGCTGTGATGAGTTTATGTGGATTGTATTTTTTTAATCCACATATTTTTACGGCTGCATGGAATCCACATCACTATTCTACATTGCATGCAATCAGTGCTTCTAATTCTTTTACTTTGTGGGCATTTTTAGGATTGGAAACGGCTTGCTCTAATATGGATAAGGTACAAAATCCACAGCGAAATGTACCTATTGCTGTTATGGCGGCAACTATAGGAATTGGTGTTTTTTCTCTCATATATACAACTGTTATTCAAGGTATTGTACCTAATGAGGTTTTATCTGCGTCTAATGCACCGTTTGGGGATGCTTTTACTTATATGTTTGGGGTTTTAATCGGACGTATCGTGACAGCTTTTATGATATTTGGTTGTGCAGGAGCTTTAATTGCGTGGCAGTTTACTTTAGGTGAGTTACTTCGTGAAGGTGCTTATGAGGGCTATTTCCCTAAAGTTTTTGGACAATTAACAGGAAAAGGGATTCCCGTTAAAGGAATGATTCTTATGGTATTTATTCAATTGGTTATGTTAGTGTTTACTACTAGTCCTACTTTAATAAAACAGTTTGATGCATTATTGCAATTAGCCACAGTAGCTAATTTAATTCCTTTTGTATTAGCTATGGCAGCATTGGATATTATGCAAAAACAAGCAGGATATAACTCTCGTTTAACAAGAATGGTAGCTGTATTTGGAGGTATTTACAGTATATATGCGTGCTATGCTTGTGGAATGGAAGCGGTTACTTATGGAATGATAGCTACTTTAACCGGGTATATTTTATATGGATTACATGCAGGTCATGCAGAAAAGATTTATTCATCTATTGGACAATAA
- a CDS encoding universal stress protein codes for MEIKKILVPVDGSAESKKALLTGADMALKYNAELEIITVINFNNQQPIISLGNLEKFTEEGLQKQGFDVINAVIDDSNAQVSSAKKIVLYGEPAKAIISHQEASHADCIILGSRGLGAVRRFFMGSVSTEVVHNADCPVFVIR; via the coding sequence ATGGAAATTAAAAAAATTTTGGTTCCTGTTGATGGGTCAGCCGAATCAAAAAAGGCATTACTTACCGGTGCAGATATGGCACTGAAGTATAACGCAGAACTTGAAATTATTACTGTTATCAACTTTAATAATCAGCAGCCTATCATTTCCTTAGGAAATTTAGAAAAGTTTACCGAAGAAGGATTACAAAAACAAGGATTTGATGTAATCAACGCAGTTATTGATGATTCTAATGCACAAGTAAGTTCAGCAAAGAAGATTGTATTATACGGTGAACCTGCAAAAGCAATTATTTCACATCAAGAAGCTTCTCATGCCGATTGCATTATACTAGGTAGTCGCGGTCTCGGAGCGGTTCGCCGTTTCTTTATGGGAAGCGTAAGTACGGAAGTCGTTCATAATGCAGATTGTCCTGTATTTGTAATTCGTTAA
- a CDS encoding QueT transporter family protein, with protein sequence MNQTKLIIVNATIATIYAVLTLALAPISYGPIQIRLSECLVLLAFYNKKYIPGLTIGCLLANINSPLGITDIFIGTTATLISLLLMQYLPTVFIASLAPVFINGIMIGGELAYLSEIPMDSTLLAVITYIGFGEFLSVSILGILLFKFLLKNPILRKYIID encoded by the coding sequence ATGAACCAGACTAAGTTAATTATTGTAAATGCAACTATAGCTACCATCTATGCAGTGCTTACATTAGCATTAGCCCCTATAAGTTATGGCCCCATCCAAATTCGGTTATCAGAATGTCTTGTACTTCTTGCTTTTTACAACAAAAAGTACATACCGGGTCTTACTATAGGCTGTCTACTTGCTAACATTAATAGTCCTTTGGGAATAACAGATATTTTTATAGGAACAACAGCTACTCTTATATCCTTACTTTTAATGCAATATTTACCTACTGTTTTTATTGCTTCACTTGCTCCTGTATTTATTAATGGAATAATGATTGGCGGAGAGCTTGCCTATTTATCAGAAATTCCTATGGATAGCACATTGCTTGCAGTAATAACTTATATTGGATTCGGAGAATTTTTATCCGTTTCTATATTAGGAATTTTACTTTTCAAATTCTTATTAAAAAACCCCATACTACGTAAATATATCATAGATTAG
- a CDS encoding L7Ae/L30e/S12e/Gadd45 family ribosomal protein: protein MIDLTLEDLKQSSAVVGMKETQRAVEKKMAQCVFVASDCDEEIIQFLNNICIQYGVPIISSFTKKEIGRACHIKVKASACAVIDFR from the coding sequence GTGATAGATTTGACTCTGGAAGACTTAAAACAATCTTCGGCTGTAGTAGGAATGAAGGAAACACAACGGGCTGTTGAAAAGAAGATGGCACAATGTGTGTTTGTTGCATCTGATTGTGATGAAGAAATTATACAATTTCTAAATAACATATGTATACAATATGGCGTTCCAATTATTTCATCATTTACTAAAAAGGAAATTGGCAGAGCATGCCATATCAAAGTTAAAGCTTCCGCATGTGCTGTCATTGACTTTCGGTAA
- the rpsL gene encoding 30S ribosomal protein S12 has translation MPTINQLVRRGRETLSVKAKTPALKGAPQKRGVCTRVYTATPKKPNSALRKVARVRLTNGIEVSAYIPGIGHNLQEHSVVLIRGGRVKDLPGVRYHIIRGALDTVGVAGRMQSRSKYGAKSDKK, from the coding sequence TTGCCGACAATTAACCAGCTGGTTCGCAGAGGCAGAGAAACTCTGTCTGTTAAGGCGAAGACCCCGGCTCTTAAAGGCGCACCGCAGAAGCGTGGCGTTTGCACAAGAGTTTATACAGCTACCCCGAAGAAGCCGAATTCTGCTCTTCGTAAGGTTGCCCGTGTTAGATTGACCAATGGAATTGAAGTTTCTGCTTATATTCCGGGAATTGGACACAATCTTCAGGAACACAGTGTCGTTCTCATCAGAGGCGGACGTGTCAAGGATCTTCCAGGTGTTCGTTATCACATTATTCGTGGTGCGCTTGATACCGTAGGTGTAGCAGGTCGTATGCAGTCCCGTTCTAAATACGGAGCTAAGAGTGATAAGAAGTAG
- the rpsG gene encoding 30S ribosomal protein S7, whose amino-acid sequence MPRKGAVQRRDVLPDPVYGSKVVTRFINKVMLDGKKGVAESIVYGAFDIAHSKLNKEPLEIFEQALNNVMPVLEVRARRVGGANYQVPIEVRPERRLTLGIRWMVNYARLRNERTMEERLAGELVDAFNNTGAAIKKKEDTHKMAEANKAFAHYRW is encoded by the coding sequence ATGCCGAGAAAAGGTGCTGTACAAAGACGTGATGTACTTCCGGATCCAGTATACGGTTCCAAGGTAGTAACACGTTTTATTAATAAGGTTATGCTGGATGGCAAGAAAGGTGTCGCTGAATCTATCGTATATGGCGCATTTGATATTGCTCACAGTAAGTTGAACAAAGAACCTCTCGAAATTTTCGAACAGGCTCTTAACAATGTAATGCCAGTATTGGAAGTTCGCGCTCGTCGTGTTGGTGGTGCAAATTACCAGGTTCCGATTGAAGTAAGACCTGAACGTCGTTTGACTTTGGGGATTCGTTGGATGGTAAATTATGCACGTTTGCGCAATGAACGTACTATGGAAGAACGTCTTGCAGGTGAATTAGTAGACGCTTTCAATAATACCGGTGCTGCAATTAAGAAAAAAGAAGATACTCATAAGATGGCAGAAGCTAATAAGGCGTTTGCTCATTATCGCTGGTAA
- the fusA gene encoding elongation factor G — translation MAREFSLEKTRNIGIMAHIDAGKTTTTERILFYTGVNHKIGEVHDGGATMDWMEQEQERGITITSAATTCHWKGFRVNIIDTPGHVDFTVEVERSLRVLDGSVAVFSAKDGVQTQSETVWRQADHYRVPRIAFINKMDTVGANFLRAVQTIEDRLHAKALPMQLPIGAEAELKGIIDLLEMKAVVYMDDLGKDIRIEEIPEDMKDDVVLYHDKICEVAAEGDDELMMKYLEGEELSVEEIKASIRKQVLDCKLFPVFCGSAYKNKGIQMLLDAVLDYLPSPLDVPAVKGTLDSGEEDTRKASDEEPLAALAFKIMADPFVGKLAYFRVYSGKMEQGTYVLNSTKGKKERVGRLLQMHANTRKEIDIAYTGDIAAAVGFKDVTTGDTLCDVDHPIILEKMEFPEPVISVAVEPKTKADQEKMGVALQRLAEEDPTFRVHTDQESSQTIISGMGELHLEIIVDRMKREFRVDCNVGKPQVAYRETIRSTVEAEGKFIRQTGGHGQYGHCWLRLEPMEPGKGFEFASEVVGGVVPKEFIKPIQQGVESAMVDGVVAGYPMVDIKVVVYDGSYHDVDSSEAAFKIAGSMAFKAAAKKAKPVLLEPYMKVEVDVPEQYMGDVIGSLNSRRGRIEGMNTENSESRISGFVPLSEMFGYATTLRSSTQGRGTFTMTFDHYEDVPKAISDKITEERIGSK, via the coding sequence GTGGCTAGAGAATTTTCACTTGAAAAAACTAGAAATATCGGTATCATGGCACATATTGATGCTGGCAAGACTACTACCACGGAACGTATTCTTTTCTACACCGGTGTAAATCATAAGATTGGTGAAGTTCATGATGGCGGTGCTACCATGGACTGGATGGAACAGGAACAGGAACGTGGAATTACTATTACTTCTGCGGCTACCACCTGTCATTGGAAAGGATTCCGCGTAAATATTATTGATACACCAGGGCACGTAGATTTCACTGTAGAAGTGGAACGTTCCTTGCGCGTATTGGATGGTTCTGTAGCTGTATTCAGTGCTAAGGACGGAGTACAGACTCAGTCTGAAACTGTTTGGAGACAGGCTGATCATTACCGTGTACCACGTATTGCTTTTATTAATAAGATGGATACTGTTGGTGCAAATTTCTTGCGTGCAGTGCAGACTATCGAAGATAGACTTCATGCTAAAGCATTGCCGATGCAACTTCCAATTGGTGCAGAAGCTGAGCTCAAGGGAATTATTGATCTTCTTGAAATGAAGGCTGTTGTTTATATGGATGACCTCGGTAAGGATATTCGTATTGAGGAAATTCCGGAAGATATGAAAGACGATGTAGTTTTATATCATGATAAGATTTGCGAAGTGGCTGCTGAAGGCGATGACGAATTAATGATGAAATATTTGGAAGGTGAAGAGCTTTCCGTAGAAGAAATTAAGGCATCCATTCGTAAGCAAGTTCTTGATTGTAAGTTGTTCCCTGTATTCTGTGGATCCGCATATAAGAATAAGGGAATTCAGATGTTGCTTGATGCAGTTCTTGATTATTTACCAAGTCCGTTAGATGTACCGGCAGTTAAAGGTACTTTGGATTCCGGTGAAGAAGATACTCGTAAAGCAAGTGATGAAGAACCGTTGGCAGCATTAGCATTTAAGATTATGGCTGATCCATTTGTTGGTAAGCTTGCATATTTCCGTGTTTATTCTGGTAAGATGGAACAAGGAACTTATGTACTTAACTCTACAAAGGGAAAGAAAGAACGTGTTGGTCGTTTACTCCAGATGCATGCAAACACCCGTAAAGAAATTGATATAGCTTATACTGGTGATATTGCAGCAGCTGTAGGGTTTAAAGATGTTACAACAGGGGATACTCTTTGTGATGTAGACCATCCGATTATTTTAGAAAAGATGGAATTCCCGGAACCGGTTATTTCTGTAGCAGTAGAACCAAAAACTAAGGCAGACCAGGAAAAGATGGGTGTTGCACTCCAGCGTCTTGCTGAAGAAGACCCCACTTTCCGTGTTCATACCGATCAGGAATCTAGCCAAACTATTATTTCCGGTATGGGCGAGCTTCACTTGGAAATTATCGTTGATCGTATGAAACGTGAATTCCGAGTAGATTGCAATGTAGGTAAACCGCAAGTTGCTTATCGCGAAACGATTCGTAGTACTGTGGAAGCGGAAGGTAAGTTTATTCGTCAGACCGGTGGACATGGTCAGTATGGTCATTGCTGGCTTCGTCTTGAACCGATGGAACCGGGTAAAGGTTTTGAGTTTGCTAGTGAAGTTGTTGGTGGTGTAGTTCCTAAGGAATTTATTAAGCCAATTCAACAGGGTGTAGAATCAGCTATGGTTGACGGTGTAGTGGCAGGCTATCCAATGGTAGATATCAAGGTTGTTGTATATGATGGTTCTTACCATGATGTAGACTCCTCTGAAGCTGCCTTCAAGATTGCCGGCTCTATGGCGTTTAAAGCGGCTGCAAAGAAAGCAAAACCTGTACTTCTTGAACCATATATGAAAGTTGAAGTGGATGTTCCCGAACAGTACATGGGAGATGTTATCGGAAGCTTGAACTCTCGTCGTGGTCGCATTGAAGGTATGAATACCGAAAATAGCGAATCTAGAATTAGCGGATTTGTTCCGTTATCTGAAATGTTTGGTTATGCTACAACACTTCGTAGTTCTACACAGGGTCGTGGTACTTTTACAATGACATTTGATCATTATGAAGATGTACCGAAGGCGATTTCTGATAAGATTACAGAAGAACGTATTGGTAGTAAATAA
- the rpsJ gene encoding 30S ribosomal protein S10 has translation MAKQEKIRIRLKGYDHKTVDQSAAKIVETAVRTGSRVSGPIPLPTERNVYTILRSPHVNKDSREQFEMRTHKRLIDILDPSKKTADALMRLELPAGVSIEIKA, from the coding sequence TTGGCAAAACAAGAAAAAATTAGAATTCGCTTAAAGGGCTATGATCACAAGACTGTAGATCAGAGCGCAGCGAAAATTGTGGAAACCGCAGTAAGAACCGGTTCCAGAGTCTCTGGTCCTATTCCGCTTCCAACTGAACGGAATGTGTACACAATTCTTCGTTCACCACATGTAAATAAAGATAGTCGTGAACAGTTTGAAATGCGTACTCACAAGAGATTGATTGATATCCTCGATCCTTCTAAGAAGACCGCGGATGCGCTGATGAGACTGGAACTTCCAGCAGGTGTCAGCATTGAAATAAAAGCGTAA
- the rplC gene encoding 50S ribosomal protein L3 encodes MSKAILGTKLGMSQVFAENGDLIPVTVVEVKPNLVVAVKNIESDGYNAVQLGYGEVKEKHLTKPVKGQFEKAGVAPVKYLREFRLEEQPSYTVGQTLAADIFAEGEVIDVIGTSKGKGFAGTIKRYNFRRGPESHGSKNHRQPASLGARMSGGGGKVFKGKKLPGHMGHARVTVQHLSVVKVDTTRNLMLIKGGIPGAKGSLVMVRSTVKSVK; translated from the coding sequence ATGTCGAAAGCTATTTTGGGTACAAAGTTAGGAATGTCTCAGGTATTTGCAGAAAATGGAGATTTGATTCCAGTTACTGTAGTAGAAGTAAAACCTAATCTTGTCGTAGCTGTTAAAAACATTGAATCTGATGGATACAATGCAGTCCAGCTCGGTTACGGCGAAGTAAAAGAGAAACATTTAACAAAACCGGTTAAAGGTCAGTTTGAAAAGGCTGGCGTTGCTCCGGTTAAGTATCTGCGTGAATTCAGATTAGAAGAACAGCCTTCTTATACAGTAGGCCAAACTCTGGCTGCTGATATTTTCGCAGAAGGCGAAGTTATTGACGTAATTGGAACTAGCAAGGGTAAAGGCTTTGCAGGAACTATTAAACGTTACAATTTCCGCCGTGGACCGGAATCTCATGGGTCCAAGAATCATCGTCAGCCTGCATCTTTAGGTGCACGTATGTCTGGCGGCGGTGGTAAGGTATTTAAAGGCAAGAAGCTCCCTGGACATATGGGCCATGCAAGAGTTACCGTGCAGCATTTGAGTGTTGTTAAGGTTGATACAACACGTAATCTTATGCTCATTAAAGGCGGAATTCCCGGTGCAAAGGGAAGTCTTGTCATGGTACGGTCTACAGTTAAATCTGTAAAATAA
- the rplD gene encoding 50S ribosomal protein L4, with amino-acid sequence MPNVTLYNVTGQAAGEIKLNDSVFGVEYNEAVIHEAVVRQMANERLGTHATLTRGLVRGGGKKPWRQKGTGRARVGSIRSPLWVGGGTVFGPTPRSHAKGMNRKARQLAVKSALSEKLRANEIIVLDKIGFEAPKTKEAIKMLAAFNVEGKALIIDGDSDCMNVILSARNIPGVKAIAPSGLNIYDIVHYTKLFITKSAVEKIEGVLA; translated from the coding sequence ATGCCGAATGTAACATTGTATAATGTAACCGGCCAGGCGGCTGGTGAAATAAAGCTGAACGACAGCGTATTTGGCGTAGAATACAATGAAGCTGTCATTCATGAGGCAGTTGTGCGTCAGATGGCTAATGAACGCCTTGGCACACATGCTACCTTAACGAGAGGTCTTGTTCGCGGTGGCGGAAAGAAACCTTGGAGACAGAAGGGCACAGGTCGTGCAAGAGTAGGATCTATCCGTTCCCCATTGTGGGTTGGCGGTGGCACAGTATTTGGCCCGACACCAAGAAGTCATGCTAAAGGTATGAATAGAAAGGCTCGTCAACTTGCAGTTAAATCTGCACTTTCTGAAAAGCTTCGTGCCAACGAAATTATCGTTCTTGATAAGATTGGGTTTGAAGCACCGAAGACTAAGGAAGCGATTAAGATGTTGGCAGCATTTAATGTTGAAGGTAAAGCTTTGATTATTGATGGTGATAGCGATTGCATGAATGTAATCCTTTCCGCTCGCAATATTCCTGGCGTAAAAGCGATTGCTCCAAGTGGCCTCAACATTTATGATATTGTTCATTACACAAAGCTCTTTATTACAAAGAGTGCTGTAGAAAAAATTGAGGGGGTACTCGCATAA
- the rplW gene encoding 50S ribosomal protein L23, which yields MESRDILIRPLITEKTTVLMEEGKYTFRVPLAATKIDIRNAVEQVFHVKVTAVNTMRYEGKLKRMGRTQGRRSDWKKAIVTLKPGDTIEFFEGV from the coding sequence ATGGAATCACGTGACATCCTCATTCGTCCACTTATTACCGAAAAGACAACCGTTCTTATGGAAGAAGGTAAATATACTTTCCGTGTACCTCTCGCTGCAACCAAGATTGATATTCGCAATGCGGTTGAACAGGTATTCCACGTAAAGGTGACTGCTGTAAATACTATGCGATATGAAGGTAAACTGAAGCGCATGGGGCGCACTCAAGGGCGTCGCAGTGATTGGAAGAAGGCAATTGTTACGCTCAAGCCGGGCGATACAATTGAATTCTTTGAAGGAGTCTAA
- the rplB gene encoding 50S ribosomal protein L2: MAYKTFKPYTPGRRQMTISTFEEITTNKPEKSLLAPLHNHGGRNDSGKMTVRHQGGGHKRQYRIIDFKRNKDNIPAKVASIEYDPNRTCRIALLHYADGEKRYILAPRGLQVGVVVTSGPESDIKPGNALPLLNIPLGTTVHNVELKIGKGGQMVRSAGASAQLMAKEGDHALLRLPSGELRKVHIRCRATVGAVGNEDHENITIGKAGRNRWLGIRPANRGVVMNPNDHPHGGGEGKSPVGRKRPVTPWGKPAYGVKTRDNKKASTKLIVKRRK, translated from the coding sequence ATGGCTTATAAAACATTTAAACCGTACACTCCCGGACGTCGTCAGATGACTATTTCCACTTTTGAAGAAATCACAACAAACAAGCCAGAAAAATCCTTGCTTGCACCTCTTCATAATCATGGTGGTCGTAATGATTCCGGCAAGATGACTGTGCGTCATCAGGGTGGCGGACACAAGCGTCAGTACAGAATTATTGACTTTAAGAGAAACAAAGACAATATTCCGGCTAAAGTAGCTTCTATTGAATATGATCCAAACCGTACATGCCGTATTGCTTTACTGCATTATGCGGATGGGGAAAAGCGTTATATCTTGGCTCCTAGAGGACTTCAAGTTGGCGTTGTTGTTACTAGTGGTCCGGAATCTGATATCAAACCAGGAAATGCTCTTCCTTTGTTGAATATTCCACTTGGTACAACTGTACATAATGTAGAATTAAAAATAGGAAAGGGCGGACAAATGGTTCGTTCTGCAGGGGCTAGTGCACAGCTCATGGCTAAAGAAGGCGACCATGCGTTGCTTCGATTGCCAAGTGGTGAACTTAGAAAAGTTCATATTCGTTGCCGTGCAACTGTTGGTGCGGTTGGTAATGAAGATCATGAAAATATTACCATTGGTAAGGCAGGCAGAAACCGTTGGCTCGGTATTCGCCCGGCAAATCGTGGTGTAGTAATGAATCCTAATGACCATCCACACGGTGGTGGTGAAGGTAAGTCTCCGGTTGGGCGTAAACGTCCAGTAACTCCGTGGGGCAAACCGGCTTACGGCGTGAAGACTCGCGATAATAAAAAGGCGTCTACAAAGCTGATTGTTAAGAGACGTAAGTAA